A genomic window from Triticum urartu cultivar G1812 chromosome 7, Tu2.1, whole genome shotgun sequence includes:
- the LOC125522557 gene encoding uncharacterized protein LOC125522557 isoform X2, with translation MTRRSTYGPFLMARNIALHGQTNWTQLEPMMLSDPTDCFPDRERCVVHSVRYMMQIFSLKLAKVPVNTSSVQLYGYIATRDCLDSLLNYIVNRSRDDPIIVHQGSLIEMTGPKRGITMTSPVLVEFDMRIRKGEQEEDDLQLIDGAIDCELTTPSRPSTNRINGDCGAVDITLARVPGAVEATIDVIISKVQSGFSLSLSSFVFAGGSHEGIELFCGTIGESCGLTRRYVIAVQMGSWMHLKFNVGQKGSEYDDLERYCRFKADIHGCDCRQIILEHASISLKVTWLIVR, from the exons ATGACGAGGAG ATCTACTTATGGACCCTTCTTGATGGCAAGGAACATTGCATTACATGGCCAAACGAATTGGA CACAACTGGAGCCAATGATGTTATCGGATCCCACTGATTGTTTTCCTGACCGAGAAAGATGTGTTGTGCATTCTGTACGCTACATGATGCAAATATTTTCATTAAAGTTGGCTAAAGTTCCTGTGAACACAAGCTCGGTACAACTATATGGATATATAGCTACGCGAGATTGTCTGGATTCATTGCTAAATTATATTGTCAATCGTAGCAGGGACGATCCCATTATAGTGCATCAG GGCTCTCTCATTGAGATGACTGGCCCTAAGAGGGGAATCACAATGACCTCTCCTGTTCTAGTTGAGTTTGACATGAGGATCAGGAAAGGAGAGCAAGAAGAAGATGATCTACAATTAATTGACGGTGCAATAGACTGCGAACTAACCACACCTTCCCGTCCATCCACTAACCGCATTAATGGCGATTGTGGAGCAGTTGACATCACTTTGGCCCGCGTTCCAGGTGCGGTGGAGGCCACTATAGATGTTATTATATCAAAAGTGCAGAGCGGATTCAGTTTATCTCTGAGCTCGTTTGTGTTTGCCGGTGGGTCACATGAGGGAATCGAACTCTTTTGTGGTACTATCGGTGAGTCATGTGGCTTAACAAGAAGATATGTGATTGCTGTACAGATGGGTAGTTGGATGCATTTGAAGTTCAATGTAGGTCAGAAAGGCTCTGAATATGACGATCTGGAACGCTATTGCCGCTTCAAAGCAGACATCCATGGGTGTGACTGTCGACAAATAATACTTGAGCATGCATCAATCTCGCTGAAGGTGACTTGGTTGATTGTGCGATAA
- the LOC125522558 gene encoding E3 ubiquitin-protein ligase SINA-like 4 isoform X1, which translates to MLCWLAMAALAPLVFLFCRSPPFSILLFHHVCAREEITMEGGKSCGNSVSEEVKPEWEEGEVLMQGGGGEGGGAVTAAGEAMAPVQIDVRMDVALLHCQACLLPLKPPVFKCEAAGHVVCCFCRAGHATLCSRAGTHCGELDAVVGAAKVPCPYKVFGCERYVVYHGAADHQRACQCAPCSCPEPGCVFVGSRAMLLDHFAAGHQRHAVTVRYGRPWNLGFSLSRRWHVLVGEDRSVFLVSLGPLGAATAVSLVYVRPDGAAEAAPQFRCKLSVERPAGDGKDNLVLMTSAVSSSALSTGAPAPGQGMFLAVPQELLSGDTLMLSVRIDLIRPAGGAPKSATPTPQARTPRRLQ; encoded by the exons ATGCTCTGCTGGCTCGCAATGGCCGCCCTGGCCCCTCTAGTTTTCCTCTTTTGCCGCTCTCCCCCCTTTTCCATTCTCTTATTTCACCATGTGTGTGCGCGAGAAGAAATAACAATGGAGGGAGGGAAGAGCTGCGGCAATAGCGTGAGTGAGGAGGTGAAGCCGGAGTGGGAGGAAGGAGAGGTCTTGATGCAGGGCGGAGGCGGAGAGGGTGGGGGTGCTGTGACGGCGGCGGGGGAAGCCATGGCGCCGGTGCAGATCGACGTGAGGATGGACGTGGCGCTGCTCCACTGCCAGGCCTGCCTCCTCCCCCTCAAGCCTCCCGTGTTCAAG TGCGAGGCCGCCGGGCACGTGGTGTGCTGCTTCTGCCGCGCCGGGCACGCCACCCTCTGCAGCCGCGCCGGCACCCACTGCGGCGAGCTGGACGCCGTGGTCGGCGCCGCCAAGGTGCCGTGCCCCTACAAGGTGTTCGGCTGCGAGCGCTACGTGGTGTACCACGGCGCGGCGGACCACCAGCGCGCGTGCCAGTGCGCGCCCTGCTCCTGCCCGGAGCCCGGCTGCGTCTTCGTGGGTTCCCGCGCGATGCTGCTCGACCACTTCGCCGCCGGCCACCAGCGCCACGCGGTCACGGTCCGCTACGGCCGGCCTTGGAACCTCGGCTTCTCCCTGTCGCGCCGCTGGCACGTGCTCGTCGGGGAGGACCGCAGCGTGTTCCTCGTCTCCCTCGGCCCGCTCGGCGCTGCCACCGCCGTCTCGCTGGTCTACGTCAGGCCGGACGGCGCGGCCGAAGCGGCGCCCCAGTTCCGGTGCAAGCTGTCCGTGGAGCGCCCGGCGGGCGACGGCAAGGACAACCTGGTCCTCATGACCTCCGCGGTGAGCAGCAGCGCGCTGTCCACCGGCGCGCCGGCGCCCGGGCAGGGGATGTTCCTGGCGGTGCCCCAGGAGCTGCTCTCCGGCGACACACTCATGCTCAGCGTCCGGATTGATCTGATCCGACCGGCCGGCGGCGCTCCCAAGTCCGCTACACCTACACCACAGGCCAGGACGCCGAGGAGGTTGCAGTGA
- the LOC125524015 gene encoding uncharacterized protein LOC125524015, producing the protein MRLPLHPFFGTVLNHFGLAPSQLLPNGWRVLAGFVVLSHFAGVEPSLPVFLHFFALCLFPPHRFYSFRGKDNHGLLFARMRNRFARDWKGDFFFLASSAPWPCPVEWGLPFGSSTLDQTLTGKEKDMAKKLLRARRSSPIDLTTYLTLSNDNLAAAKIIGAPSAPPTPREKAATAAAAAACVSAGKVTVKSEPDCEVLPCAPSLGKKRKAADHRAFDGESSASEPSGPPGFPAPCKRPSATGKDGDWKAARLLLQGTVTPSRERELAASKPADVVASSYVSLLQAANEVSFSLGRALELEEKLRAREREADALRAELREAKAELAARGSSREHAHALAERERRGYERGMEDMKRERARALAERDRRGYERGMEEMKRAALRRYPDLDPARLIVPLHPHPPPAAATT; encoded by the exons ATGCGCCTGCCCCTCCACCCCTTCTTCGGCACGGTGCTCAACCACTTCGGGCTCGCCCCGAGCCAGCTCTTGCCCAACGGCTGGCGCGTCCTGGCGGGCTTCGTCGTGCTCTCCCACTTTGCCGGCGTGGAGCCGTCGCTGCCCGTGTTCCTGCACTTCTTCGCGCTGTGCCTGTTCCCACCGCACAGGTTCTACAGCTTCCGCGGCAAGGACAACCACGGCCTGCTCTTTGCCCGGATGCGCAACAGATTTGCCCGGGATTGGAAGGGGGATTTCTTCTTCTTGGCGTCGTCGGCGCCGTGGCCGTGCCCGGTGGAGTGGGGGCTGCCTTTCGGGTCCTCCACCTTGGATCAGACGCTGACCGGCAAGGAGAAGGACATGGCGAAGAAGCTGCTGCGTGCTCGAAGGAGTTCTCCAATCGATCTCACCACGTATCTCACTCTCAGCAACGACAATCTTGCCGCGGCCAAGATCATTGGGGCACCATCTGCGCCGCCAACTCCTCGAG AGAAGGCAGCCACGGCCGCGGCCGCGGCTGCGTGCGTGTCGGCGGGGAAGGTGACGGTGAAGAGCGAGCCGGACTGCGAGGTGCTGCCTTGCGCGCCGTCGCttgggaagaaaaggaaggcggCGGACCACCGTGCTTTCGACGGCGAGAGCTCGGCCTCGGAGCCCTCTGGGCCGCCGGGCTTCCCCGCCCCCTGCAAGCGGCCGTCCGCGACAGGCAAAGACGGTGACTGGAAGGCGGCGAGGCTGCTGCTGCAGGGCACCGTTACGCCGTCGCGGGAGCGCGAGCTCGCCGCGTCCAAGCCCGCCGACGTCGTCGCTTCAAGCTACGTGTCACTGCTCCAG GCGGCGAACGAGGTGTCATTCTCGCTGGGCCGCGCTCTGGAGCTGGAGGAGAAGCTGCGGGCGCGCGAGCGCGAGGCGGACGCGCTGCGGGCGGAGCTGCGCGAGGCGAAGGCCGAGCTGGCGGCGCGGGGGTCGAGCAGGGAGCACGCGCACGCTCTGGCGGAGCGCGAGCGGCGGGGGTACGAGCGCGGCATGGAGGACATGAAGCGCGAGCGCGCGCGCGCGCTGGCGGAGCGGGATCGGCGAGGGTACGAGCGCGGCATGGAGGAGATGAAGCGCGCCGCGCTTCGGCGCTACCCAGACCTCGACCCGGCGCGGCTCATCGTGCCGCTCCACCCTCAcccgccgccggcggcggcgaccACCTAA
- the LOC125522558 gene encoding E3 ubiquitin-protein ligase SINA-like 4 isoform X2 has translation MLCWLAMAALAPLVFLFCRSPPFSILLFHHVCAREEITMEGGKSCGNSVSEEVKPEWEEGEVLMQGGGGEGGGAVTAAGEAMAPVQIDVRMDVALLHCQACLLPLKPPVFKCEAAGHATLCSRAGTHCGELDAVVGAAKVPCPYKVFGCERYVVYHGAADHQRACQCAPCSCPEPGCVFVGSRAMLLDHFAAGHQRHAVTVRYGRPWNLGFSLSRRWHVLVGEDRSVFLVSLGPLGAATAVSLVYVRPDGAAEAAPQFRCKLSVERPAGDGKDNLVLMTSAVSSSALSTGAPAPGQGMFLAVPQELLSGDTLMLSVRIDLIRPAGGAPKSATPTPQARTPRRLQ, from the exons ATGCTCTGCTGGCTCGCAATGGCCGCCCTGGCCCCTCTAGTTTTCCTCTTTTGCCGCTCTCCCCCCTTTTCCATTCTCTTATTTCACCATGTGTGTGCGCGAGAAGAAATAACAATGGAGGGAGGGAAGAGCTGCGGCAATAGCGTGAGTGAGGAGGTGAAGCCGGAGTGGGAGGAAGGAGAGGTCTTGATGCAGGGCGGAGGCGGAGAGGGTGGGGGTGCTGTGACGGCGGCGGGGGAAGCCATGGCGCCGGTGCAGATCGACGTGAGGATGGACGTGGCGCTGCTCCACTGCCAGGCCTGCCTCCTCCCCCTCAAGCCTCCCGTGTTCAAG TGCGAGGC CGCCGGGCACGCCACCCTCTGCAGCCGCGCCGGCACCCACTGCGGCGAGCTGGACGCCGTGGTCGGCGCCGCCAAGGTGCCGTGCCCCTACAAGGTGTTCGGCTGCGAGCGCTACGTGGTGTACCACGGCGCGGCGGACCACCAGCGCGCGTGCCAGTGCGCGCCCTGCTCCTGCCCGGAGCCCGGCTGCGTCTTCGTGGGTTCCCGCGCGATGCTGCTCGACCACTTCGCCGCCGGCCACCAGCGCCACGCGGTCACGGTCCGCTACGGCCGGCCTTGGAACCTCGGCTTCTCCCTGTCGCGCCGCTGGCACGTGCTCGTCGGGGAGGACCGCAGCGTGTTCCTCGTCTCCCTCGGCCCGCTCGGCGCTGCCACCGCCGTCTCGCTGGTCTACGTCAGGCCGGACGGCGCGGCCGAAGCGGCGCCCCAGTTCCGGTGCAAGCTGTCCGTGGAGCGCCCGGCGGGCGACGGCAAGGACAACCTGGTCCTCATGACCTCCGCGGTGAGCAGCAGCGCGCTGTCCACCGGCGCGCCGGCGCCCGGGCAGGGGATGTTCCTGGCGGTGCCCCAGGAGCTGCTCTCCGGCGACACACTCATGCTCAGCGTCCGGATTGATCTGATCCGACCGGCCGGCGGCGCTCCCAAGTCCGCTACACCTACACCACAGGCCAGGACGCCGAGGAGGTTGCAGTGA
- the LOC125522557 gene encoding uncharacterized protein LOC125522557 isoform X1, with protein MTRRSTYGPFLMARNIALHGQTNWSKSTQTSHLPCGNAFFCTLGEQFVATKGKNRGKMRKETKKVNVRSAFIIDNSTHRDESIYRNSFLQKICSVTNPNETQLEPMMLSDPTDCFPDRERCVVHSVRYMMQIFSLKLAKVPVNTSSVQLYGYIATRDCLDSLLNYIVNRSRDDPIIVHQGSLIEMTGPKRGITMTSPVLVEFDMRIRKGEQEEDDLQLIDGAIDCELTTPSRPSTNRINGDCGAVDITLARVPGAVEATIDVIISKVQSGFSLSLSSFVFAGGSHEGIELFCGTIGESCGLTRRYVIAVQMGSWMHLKFNVGQKGSEYDDLERYCRFKADIHGCDCRQIILEHASISLKVTWLIVR; from the exons ATGACGAGGAG ATCTACTTATGGACCCTTCTTGATGGCAAGGAACATTGCATTACATGGCCAAACGAATTGGAGTAAGTCGACTCAGACCAGCCACCTCCCTTGTGGTAATGCTTTTTTCTGCACCCTCGGCGAGCAATTTGTAGCCACCAAAGGGAAGAATAGAGGGAAAATGAGGAAGGAAACCAAGAAGGTCAATGTAAGATCGGCCTTCATCATTGATAATAGCACCCATCGCGATGAGTCTATATACAGAAACTCTTTTCTCCAAAAAATATGTAGTGTTACAAACCCTAATGAGA CACAACTGGAGCCAATGATGTTATCGGATCCCACTGATTGTTTTCCTGACCGAGAAAGATGTGTTGTGCATTCTGTACGCTACATGATGCAAATATTTTCATTAAAGTTGGCTAAAGTTCCTGTGAACACAAGCTCGGTACAACTATATGGATATATAGCTACGCGAGATTGTCTGGATTCATTGCTAAATTATATTGTCAATCGTAGCAGGGACGATCCCATTATAGTGCATCAG GGCTCTCTCATTGAGATGACTGGCCCTAAGAGGGGAATCACAATGACCTCTCCTGTTCTAGTTGAGTTTGACATGAGGATCAGGAAAGGAGAGCAAGAAGAAGATGATCTACAATTAATTGACGGTGCAATAGACTGCGAACTAACCACACCTTCCCGTCCATCCACTAACCGCATTAATGGCGATTGTGGAGCAGTTGACATCACTTTGGCCCGCGTTCCAGGTGCGGTGGAGGCCACTATAGATGTTATTATATCAAAAGTGCAGAGCGGATTCAGTTTATCTCTGAGCTCGTTTGTGTTTGCCGGTGGGTCACATGAGGGAATCGAACTCTTTTGTGGTACTATCGGTGAGTCATGTGGCTTAACAAGAAGATATGTGATTGCTGTACAGATGGGTAGTTGGATGCATTTGAAGTTCAATGTAGGTCAGAAAGGCTCTGAATATGACGATCTGGAACGCTATTGCCGCTTCAAAGCAGACATCCATGGGTGTGACTGTCGACAAATAATACTTGAGCATGCATCAATCTCGCTGAAGGTGACTTGGTTGATTGTGCGATAA